One window of Fusobacterium polymorphum genomic DNA carries:
- a CDS encoding YfcC family protein has protein sequence MKRKNFEFPTAYTVLFLILILVTVLTHVIPAGKYNRLSYQESTNEFVVETYGNGNINLEATQKNLDKLEIKIDVNKFIDGTIKKPMAIPNTYVKLDGKSQGFKELIIAPISGIAESIDIIIFVLILGGIVGIVNKTGTFNIAMKAISQKTKGKEFSLVIISFIFFAAGGTIFGFWEETIPFYSILMPLFLINNFDPLVPMATIFIGSAVGCMFSTVNPFSTIIASNAAGISFNEGLKFRFVALIVFSIISLLYIHRYIKRVKKNSNNSLVIEEQEEIREKFLKDYSQETNIKFDWRKKIILFLFIFQFIVMIWGVSSLGWWFQEAAAMFFGVAIIIMFLSGLSEKEAVNGFISGASEVVGVTLIIGLARAINIIMENGMISDTLLFYSSNVVAEMGKGLFSIVMLLIFAFLGIFIPSTSGLAVLSMPILAPLADTVGLSRAVVVDAFTWGQGIILFITPTGLIFVVLQIVGIPYNKWLKFVMPLLLIIAILVISILYVRSVFF, from the coding sequence GTGAAAAGGAAAAATTTTGAATTTCCAACAGCTTATACGGTATTATTTTTGATTTTAATTTTGGTGACAGTATTAACACATGTTATACCAGCAGGAAAGTATAATAGGCTGTCCTATCAAGAGAGCACAAACGAGTTTGTGGTAGAGACATATGGAAATGGAAATATAAATTTAGAAGCAACACAAAAAAATTTAGATAAATTAGAGATTAAAATAGATGTAAATAAATTCATAGATGGTACAATAAAAAAACCAATGGCTATCCCAAATACTTATGTTAAATTAGATGGAAAATCACAAGGTTTTAAAGAATTAATTATTGCACCAATTTCAGGAATAGCTGAATCAATAGATATAATAATATTTGTTCTTATTTTAGGGGGAATAGTAGGTATAGTAAATAAGACAGGGACATTTAATATAGCAATGAAAGCTATTTCACAAAAGACAAAGGGAAAAGAATTTTCACTTGTTATAATAAGTTTTATTTTCTTTGCAGCTGGAGGAACAATATTTGGATTTTGGGAAGAAACAATACCTTTTTATTCTATATTGATGCCATTATTTTTAATAAATAATTTTGACCCATTGGTTCCAATGGCAACTATATTCATAGGTTCAGCAGTAGGGTGTATGTTTTCAACAGTAAACCCATTTTCAACTATAATTGCATCAAATGCAGCAGGAATATCTTTTAATGAGGGATTAAAATTCAGATTTGTAGCTTTAATAGTATTTTCAATAATATCATTGTTATACATTCATAGATATATAAAAAGAGTTAAAAAAAATTCAAATAATTCTCTTGTTATAGAAGAACAAGAAGAAATAAGAGAGAAATTTTTAAAAGATTACAGCCAAGAAACTAATATTAAATTTGACTGGAGAAAAAAAATAATATTATTTTTATTTATTTTTCAATTTATAGTTATGATATGGGGAGTATCTTCACTAGGTTGGTGGTTTCAAGAAGCAGCTGCAATGTTCTTTGGAGTTGCAATAATCATTATGTTCTTATCAGGACTTAGTGAAAAAGAAGCAGTAAATGGTTTTATTTCAGGAGCTTCAGAAGTTGTTGGAGTTACTTTGATTATTGGTTTAGCAAGAGCTATAAATATTATAATGGAAAATGGAATGATTTCAGATACTTTACTTTTTTATTCATCTAATGTAGTTGCTGAAATGGGTAAAGGTTTATTCTCAATAGTAATGTTATTAATTTTTGCATTTTTAGGAATTTTTATTCCATCAACATCTGGTTTAGCAGTATTATCTATGCCAATACTAGCTCCACTTGCTGACACAGTGGGATTATCAAGAGCAGTTGTTGTTGATGCTTTCACTTGGGGGCAAGGGATTATATTATTTATAACACCAACTGGTTTAATATTTGTTGTATTACAAATAGTAGGAATACCTTATAATAAATGGTTGAAATTTGTTATGCCACTTTT
- a CDS encoding autotransporter-associated N-terminal domain-containing protein: MVNNNLYKVENTLRSIAKRYKSVKYSLGLAILFLMMGVSAFSEEVVAQEAVAQQEVMTTEQIASSKDNLKDSIGGLKSKIDTARAENEKSLAGLRLELIQLMEQGNQVVKSPWASWQFGANYIYNDWQSSYKGRGDKDKLYPYEGKYQRAEWWTASLSENSKNYKNLTKSTDPYSATTTQRGALGEGDYGFIRRTKIQEKPVEMKLQAGVRPRTVSFTPLNIETPSANLGASLNIPNIDIPVFSPVAPTIVIPTLAAVPNITTPGAGGGNGGQVGFWYANGQGEDDGHAVMSEIDILQGNIDATFNNNTSVDFKVSNFKIQKGDNGQSTTSFGGMPLTGAPYTAPFNPATSVNGRADQAIIKHVDTAVAKYKAGTKIVATNNIATPNYGKQILHYDEHYLGTKYTLDQLVAANIITAADREAWKKYLNMSGEFPTHTVSSRPMQMVENAGDWYLRGHKIMAVNLQAHSGGDPKNSIFRNVGSITGLNEASAAGYIGEHVAFMFTQGDASREHRGFDNIGKIEMRAPLSVIFHHNDGGASDTSGHDGLDIMVNSGTAKLYGQKSAGYTSKPGTYPTRAILRLDKPITLLGDQNIGAVIDKKMFFDHFVIKFDVGTEDPRQTVTSATGVNGLENSGNVTLTMADVPAGTTAAQLAKLNQEAKYLTNNSTGYYSTYAGAYALKDFQINLGKFARDSVGLRVNGSDLTIGNSTAAHTVAVKNFIKHVGNYVNDKVSTTNITTGNILVYMDPGATNKLSISYDTELSVKNSKSATGIFVKEASKLVNKAKITMINAPESKGIIVTKGVVTPDVENYNDIIVEGKKAIGIANYGKFEQKVKAAGVKTNIQATGENAIAVYTNNTANPLKLNSVNVKVKDGAVGLYPEAAVGNKSTMELRDVNIEVGKNALMLYNYTGSNSTQVGDFDLKTDVTASVADGGVAFYNKGTIASIPSYLNMLKGNKTLKLTVKNGGRVFVLDDPSSTFNLSSLPSGSGTSTIANAAGNGSVQITIASGAKYKYYTANGGTLNVDTNVDLSKSTDNYFKNDIMSASVNVTKPMTNNGKAIADGTKYAIAQKNADPTNINKVTVTVNAPITLTKVKGLVGVAVDAGKIINNNTITVTGDNGIGLLGAHKTEMINNKNIIVGNSGIGILGLNKLTSTSQAAGYKITQAANSTIKYSGNAKSAFGVVALNNDGATTTYTSNVTLGANSQIDFSNAVGGIGVLLRGTKINFADNGSIIKVGKQGRGIFIEDKSTNAANAFSLALNGGRVDAHGDNAIGVYTNKTLTTAKAVDVKGKKAAGYYSKENLTLQAGANVTVQDSTGGNNDKSLGVFAEKGVDVQSKVTVGKSSIGIYKKQGTTVNNIQLAGNSEVTVKDGGVGVYAEKANITTNSGTKFSVANNKAIGVYAVKGSTVNNSSTNFSIGSSSFGFVTENSTYNGGTEIATLNKDNSIFLYAKNSTVTDIGTITGIGNKGVGVYGVDSNITSTHNIDLSTGKGNIGIYGEGAGKTITSTGSITVGESILDSDDDTKSFYSIGIAGNKGVRINSNGGAITLKGNNGIGIYATGANTYVENKKDIVFAPTGKVDRMIGMFVNDGATAVNYGNIYTASNYSGNSNVKGLVGIAVVKGTLENHGNITVDADGSFGLIVNNAVIKNYGTITVNGKDSIGAMYDAGTKGATGKNQTSDYNVGGGSITATGPGASNYKTSYNPDKTIPTNDKTEIKLENGKLVVKRDGQVVPDALVNTLGNKNNLWFSNVGIYIDTLGRTNPIQGTGFNGAGINDLIIGAEAADVTNSKNVRIGKNIMQRFINWSAANPATSLDIYSGSLTWSASYDPSRGEAIMAKIDYKNYANKDQNEYNFLDGLEQRYGMNALDSREKALFNKINSIQKNEGVLLTQAFDEMMGHQYANVQQRINATGNILDKEFDYLRSEWQTASKDSNKIKTFGTKGEYNTDTAGVIDYKYNAYGVAYVHENEDIKLGRGIGWYAGIVQNTIKFKDIGNSKEEQLQGKIGIFKSVPFDDNNSLNWTISGDIFAGYNKMKRKFLVVDEVFNAKANYYNYGVSIKNEIGKEFRLSESFTLRPYAALDLEYGRISKIREKSGEVKLEVKQNDYISVKPEIGAELGFKHYFGAKTFRAGLGVAYENELGKVANGKNKARVANTTADWFNIRGEKEDRRGNVKFDLNLGLDNQRFGVTGNVGYDTKGQNVRGGLGLRVIF; this comes from the coding sequence ATGGTAAACAATAATCTATACAAAGTAGAAAATACTTTGCGTTCAATAGCAAAGAGATATAAAAGTGTAAAATACTCACTAGGTTTAGCAATATTATTCTTAATGATGGGGGTTAGTGCATTTTCAGAAGAAGTTGTAGCACAAGAAGCAGTGGCACAACAAGAAGTAATGACAACTGAACAAATAGCTTCATCAAAAGATAATTTAAAAGATTCAATAGGTGGCTTAAAATCAAAAATAGATACAGCAAGAGCAGAAAATGAAAAAAGTTTAGCAGGATTAAGGTTAGAGTTAATTCAATTGATGGAACAAGGAAATCAAGTAGTAAAATCACCTTGGGCTTCATGGCAATTTGGAGCAAACTATATATACAATGATTGGCAATCTTCATATAAGGGTAGAGGAGATAAAGATAAGTTGTACCCTTATGAAGGTAAATATCAAAGAGCAGAATGGTGGACAGCTTCACTTAGTGAAAATTCTAAAAATTATAAGAATTTAACAAAATCAACTGATCCTTATTCAGCTACAACAACACAAAGAGGTGCTTTAGGAGAAGGAGATTATGGATTTATTAGAAGAACTAAAATCCAAGAAAAACCAGTAGAAATGAAATTACAAGCTGGAGTAAGACCAAGAACAGTTAGCTTTACTCCACTTAATATTGAAACACCAAGTGCAAATTTAGGAGCAAGTTTAAATATACCAAATATTGATATACCTGTATTTTCGCCAGTTGCACCAACTATTGTTATACCAACATTAGCAGCAGTTCCTAATATAACAACTCCAGGAGCAGGTGGAGGAAATGGTGGACAAGTAGGATTTTGGTATGCTAATGGTCAAGGTGAAGATGATGGGCATGCTGTAATGTCTGAAATTGATATCTTACAGGGGAATATAGATGCTACTTTTAATAATAATACCTCAGTGGATTTTAAGGTAAGTAATTTTAAAATACAAAAGGGTGATAATGGACAATCAACAACAAGTTTTGGAGGTATGCCTTTAACAGGAGCACCATATACAGCTCCTTTTAATCCAGCAACTTCTGTAAATGGTAGAGCAGACCAAGCTATAATAAAACATGTTGATACAGCAGTGGCTAAATATAAAGCAGGAACAAAAATAGTTGCTACTAATAATATTGCTACTCCTAACTATGGAAAACAAATTTTACACTATGATGAACATTATCTTGGAACTAAATATACTTTAGATCAATTAGTAGCTGCTAATATAATTACAGCAGCTGATAGAGAAGCTTGGAAAAAATATTTAAATATGAGTGGAGAATTTCCAACTCATACAGTTTCATCAAGACCAATGCAAATGGTTGAAAATGCTGGAGATTGGTATTTAAGAGGGCATAAAATAATGGCTGTCAACCTTCAAGCCCATAGTGGAGGTGATCCTAAAAATTCAATTTTTAGAAATGTAGGTTCTATTACTGGTTTAAATGAAGCTAGTGCAGCTGGTTATATTGGAGAACATGTTGCATTTATGTTTACTCAAGGAGATGCTAGTAGAGAGCATAGAGGTTTTGATAACATAGGTAAAATTGAAATGAGAGCTCCTTTAAGTGTCATTTTTCACCATAATGATGGTGGTGCTTCTGACACTTCAGGTCATGATGGTTTAGATATTATGGTTAATAGTGGAACTGCAAAGTTATATGGTCAAAAAAGTGCAGGTTATACTAGTAAACCTGGAACATATCCAACTAGAGCAATATTAAGATTAGATAAACCTATCACTTTATTAGGAGACCAAAATATAGGTGCTGTTATAGATAAAAAAATGTTCTTTGATCATTTTGTAATAAAATTTGATGTAGGAACTGAAGATCCAAGACAAACAGTGACTAGTGCAACAGGAGTAAATGGTTTAGAAAACTCTGGAAATGTAACTTTAACTATGGCAGATGTTCCTGCTGGAACTACAGCAGCTCAATTAGCTAAATTAAATCAAGAAGCTAAATATTTAACAAATAATTCAACTGGATATTATTCAACTTATGCAGGAGCTTATGCTTTAAAAGATTTCCAAATCAATTTAGGAAAATTTGCAAGAGATTCAGTAGGGCTTCGTGTAAATGGTAGTGACTTGACTATAGGAAATTCAACAGCAGCACATACAGTTGCTGTAAAGAATTTTATTAAACATGTAGGAAATTATGTAAATGATAAAGTTAGTACTACAAATATCACAACTGGAAATATTTTAGTATATATGGATCCAGGAGCAACTAATAAGTTAAGTATTTCATATGATACAGAATTATCTGTAAAAAATAGTAAATCAGCTACAGGTATTTTTGTCAAGGAAGCAAGTAAGTTAGTAAATAAAGCTAAAATTACTATGATAAATGCACCTGAATCAAAAGGGATTATTGTAACTAAAGGTGTGGTTACTCCTGATGTTGAAAACTATAATGATATTATTGTAGAAGGTAAAAAAGCCATAGGTATAGCTAACTATGGAAAATTTGAGCAAAAAGTAAAAGCTGCAGGAGTAAAAACTAATATTCAAGCTACAGGAGAAAATGCTATAGCTGTTTATACAAATAATACAGCAAATCCTTTAAAATTAAATTCTGTAAATGTAAAAGTAAAAGATGGAGCAGTAGGTTTATATCCAGAAGCAGCAGTAGGAAATAAGTCTACTATGGAATTAAGAGATGTGAATATAGAAGTAGGAAAGAATGCTTTAATGCTATATAACTACACAGGGTCTAATTCAACACAAGTTGGAGATTTTGATTTAAAAACAGATGTAACAGCGAGTGTGGCAGATGGAGGAGTTGCTTTCTATAATAAAGGAACAATAGCAAGCATTCCAAGTTATCTAAACATGTTAAAGGGTAATAAAACATTAAAATTAACTGTTAAAAATGGTGGTAGAGTATTTGTACTAGATGATCCATCTTCTACATTTAATTTATCATCTTTACCAAGTGGATCTGGAACAAGTACTATAGCAAATGCAGCTGGAAATGGTTCAGTTCAAATAACAATAGCCTCAGGAGCAAAATATAAATATTATACAGCAAATGGTGGAACATTGAATGTGGATACTAATGTAGATTTAAGTAAGTCAACAGATAACTACTTTAAAAATGATATTATGTCTGCAAGTGTAAATGTTACAAAACCGATGACAAATAATGGAAAAGCAATAGCAGATGGAACAAAATATGCTATAGCCCAAAAGAATGCAGATCCTACTAATATAAATAAAGTAACTGTAACAGTAAATGCTCCTATTACTCTAACAAAAGTAAAAGGTTTAGTAGGAGTTGCAGTAGATGCAGGAAAGATAATAAATAATAATACAATAACTGTTACAGGAGATAATGGTATAGGATTATTAGGAGCTCATAAAACAGAAATGATAAATAATAAGAATATCATTGTAGGTAATAGTGGAATAGGTATATTAGGATTAAATAAATTAACATCTACATCACAAGCAGCTGGATATAAGATAACTCAAGCAGCAAATTCTACAATTAAATATAGTGGAAATGCAAAATCAGCATTTGGTGTAGTTGCTTTAAATAATGATGGAGCAACAACTACATATACTTCAAATGTAACATTAGGAGCAAATTCTCAAATAGATTTCTCAAATGCAGTTGGAGGAATAGGAGTTCTATTAAGAGGAACAAAGATAAACTTTGCAGATAATGGCTCAATTATCAAAGTAGGAAAACAAGGAAGAGGAATCTTTATAGAAGATAAATCAACAAATGCAGCAAATGCTTTCTCATTAGCACTTAATGGTGGAAGAGTAGATGCACATGGAGATAATGCAATAGGTGTTTATACAAATAAAACATTGACAACAGCTAAAGCAGTAGATGTAAAAGGTAAGAAAGCTGCTGGATACTATTCAAAAGAAAACTTAACTTTACAAGCTGGTGCAAATGTAACAGTACAAGATTCTACTGGTGGAAACAATGATAAGAGTCTAGGAGTTTTTGCAGAAAAAGGAGTAGATGTACAATCTAAAGTAACTGTAGGAAAATCTTCTATAGGAATCTATAAGAAACAAGGAACAACAGTAAATAATATTCAATTAGCAGGAAATTCAGAAGTGACTGTAAAAGATGGAGGAGTTGGAGTATATGCAGAAAAAGCAAATATAACAACAAATTCAGGAACTAAATTTAGTGTAGCAAATAATAAGGCAATAGGAGTATATGCTGTAAAAGGAAGTACAGTAAATAACTCATCAACTAACTTTAGTATTGGAAGTTCTTCATTTGGATTTGTAACAGAAAATTCAACATATAATGGTGGAACAGAAATAGCTACTTTAAATAAAGATAACTCAATATTCCTTTATGCAAAAAATTCAACAGTAACTGATATTGGAACAATAACAGGAATAGGAAATAAAGGAGTAGGAGTGTATGGAGTAGATTCAAATATAACAAGCACTCATAATATTGATTTATCTACTGGAAAAGGAAATATAGGAATATATGGAGAAGGAGCTGGAAAAACAATAACATCAACTGGAAGTATAACAGTAGGAGAAAGTATATTAGATTCAGATGATGATACAAAATCATTCTATTCAATAGGAATAGCAGGAAATAAAGGAGTTAGAATAAACTCTAATGGAGGGGCAATAACATTAAAAGGAAATAATGGTATAGGAATCTATGCAACAGGTGCTAATACTTATGTTGAAAACAAGAAAGATATTGTATTTGCTCCAACTGGAAAAGTAGATAGAATGATAGGAATGTTTGTAAATGATGGAGCTACAGCAGTAAACTATGGAAATATTTATACGGCATCTAACTATTCTGGAAACAGTAATGTAAAAGGTTTAGTAGGAATAGCAGTAGTAAAAGGTACTTTAGAAAATCATGGAAATATCACAGTAGATGCAGATGGAAGTTTTGGATTAATAGTCAATAATGCTGTTATTAAGAACTATGGTACAATTACAGTAAATGGTAAAGATTCCATAGGAGCAATGTATGATGCAGGGACAAAGGGAGCAACAGGAAAGAATCAAACATCTGACTATAATGTAGGTGGTGGAAGCATAACTGCTACAGGTCCTGGAGCAAGCAACTATAAGACAAGTTATAATCCAGATAAAACAATACCTACTAATGATAAAACAGAAATTAAGTTAGAAAATGGTAAATTAGTAGTAAAAAGAGACGGACAAGTAGTCCCAGATGCCTTAGTAAATACTTTAGGAAATAAAAATAACCTATGGTTTTCAAATGTAGGAATATATATTGATACATTAGGAAGAACAAATCCAATTCAAGGAACAGGATTTAATGGGGCAGGAATAAATGATTTAATCATTGGAGCTGAAGCCGCAGATGTTACAAATAGTAAGAATGTAAGAATTGGAAAAAATATAATGCAAAGATTTATAAATTGGTCTGCAGCAAATCCAGCAACTTCTCTAGATATCTATTCAGGTTCATTAACTTGGTCAGCAAGTTATGACCCAAGTAGAGGAGAAGCAATAATGGCAAAGATTGATTATAAGAACTATGCTAATAAAGATCAAAATGAATACAACTTCTTAGATGGATTAGAACAAAGATATGGAATGAATGCTCTTGATTCTAGAGAAAAAGCATTATTTAATAAAATAAATAGTATTCAAAAGAATGAAGGAGTTTTATTAACACAAGCCTTTGATGAAATGATGGGACACCAATATGCTAATGTTCAACAAAGAATTAATGCAACAGGAAATATCTTAGATAAAGAGTTTGACTATTTAAGAAGTGAATGGCAAACAGCTTCTAAAGATTCAAATAAAATTAAAACATTTGGAACTAAGGGAGAATACAATACAGATACAGCTGGTGTAATAGATTATAAATACAATGCTTATGGTGTAGCTTATGTACATGAAAATGAAGATATTAAGTTAGGAAGAGGTATTGGATGGTATGCAGGTATAGTTCAAAACACTATCAAATTTAAAGATATTGGAAACTCAAAAGAAGAACAATTACAAGGTAAAATTGGAATATTCAAATCAGTTCCATTTGATGATAACAATAGTTTAAATTGGACAATATCTGGAGATATCTTTGCTGGATACAATAAAATGAAGAGAAAATTCTTAGTAGTGGATGAAGTATTTAATGCTAAAGCTAATTACTATAACTATGGAGTATCAATAAAAAATGAAATAGGAAAAGAATTTAGATTAAGCGAATCATTCACATTAAGACCATATGCAGCATTAGACTTAGAATATGGAAGAATCTCTAAGATAAGAGAAAAATCTGGAGAAGTAAAATTAGAAGTAAAGCAAAATGATTATATTTCTGTAAAACCAGAAATAGGAGCAGAATTAGGATTTAAACATTACTTTGGAGCTAAAACATTCAGAGCTGGTTTAGGAGTAGCTTATGAAAATGAGCTAGGAAAAGTGGCAAATGGAAAGAATAAAGCAAGAGTAGCTAATACAACTGCTGACTGGTTCAACATCAGAGGTGAAAAAGAAGACAGAAGAGGAAATGTTAAATTTGACTTAAACTTAGGACTTGACAACCAAAGATTTGGAGTAACTGGAAATGTAGGTTATGATACAAAAGGACAAAATGTAAGAGGTGGATTAGGACTAAGAGTTATATTCTAA